A window from Trinickia violacea encodes these proteins:
- the phnH gene encoding phosphonate C-P lyase system protein PhnH — MNSPSHIALSSLTPGFADPVHDTQAVFRTLLDALARPGTIGSVAAALPESAANQPDAGRAAFATLLALADDTTPIWLATPDATLGATLRFHTGATLTDTPSRAAFAYVHDAQALPPLGAFSLGEPETPEQAATLLIRVDALTGGTPITLSGPGIETTATIAPRGLPERFWHERAELAVHFPCGIDCYLMCGDALVGLPRTTRAEVN; from the coding sequence ATGAATAGCCCTTCGCACATTGCACTTTCGAGCTTGACGCCGGGTTTCGCCGATCCGGTCCACGACACGCAGGCCGTGTTCCGCACGCTCCTCGATGCGCTCGCGCGTCCCGGCACGATCGGCTCCGTCGCCGCCGCGCTACCCGAGTCCGCCGCGAATCAACCGGACGCCGGCCGCGCGGCGTTCGCCACGCTGCTCGCGCTCGCCGACGACACCACGCCGATCTGGCTCGCCACGCCCGATGCGACGCTCGGCGCCACGTTGCGCTTTCACACGGGCGCGACGTTGACCGACACGCCGTCGCGCGCCGCCTTCGCTTACGTGCACGATGCGCAAGCCTTGCCGCCGCTTGGCGCCTTCTCGCTCGGCGAACCCGAGACGCCGGAACAGGCTGCCACGCTGCTGATTCGCGTCGACGCGTTGACAGGCGGCACGCCGATCACCCTGAGCGGCCCCGGCATCGAAACGACCGCGACGATCGCGCCGCGCGGCCTGCCTGAGCGCTTCTGGCACGAGCGCGCCGAACTCGCCGTGCACTTCCCCTGCGGCATCGATTGTTATCTCATGTGCGGCGACGCGCTCGTCGGCCTGCCGCGCACCACCCGAGCGGAGGTGAACTGA
- a CDS encoding carbon-phosphorus lyase complex subunit PhnI, whose product MYVAVKGGERAIEASWRLIDRARRGDTRLAELSAAQIREQLRLAVARVMTEGSVYDEELAALAIKQAAGDLVEAIFLLRAYRTTLPRFGFTEPLDTEAMLAERRISATFKDVPGGQLLGATYDYTQRLLDFALLAEGGEGDAAASQEAFSLRTTHDDACSQPEPMPRVVALLDQEGLIEQERPSKNAAEPGDLSREPLAFPAHRTTRLQNLARGDEGFLLAMGYATQRGYAHAHPFAGEIRYGHVAVEMDLPELGFAVEIGELDVTECQMVNQFKGSTEAPPAFTQGYGLVFGHSERKAMAMALVDRALRAQELGETVSSPTQDVEFMLSHSDNVEASGFVQHLKLPHYVDFQAELELVRRLRAQHDGRERGDDEEQAA is encoded by the coding sequence ATGTACGTCGCCGTCAAAGGGGGCGAGCGCGCGATCGAAGCGTCGTGGCGCCTCATCGACCGCGCTCGCCGTGGCGATACGCGGCTTGCCGAGCTGTCCGCCGCGCAGATCCGCGAGCAGTTGCGCCTGGCCGTTGCGCGCGTGATGACCGAGGGCTCCGTGTACGACGAAGAGCTGGCCGCGCTCGCGATCAAGCAGGCCGCCGGCGACCTCGTCGAAGCGATCTTTCTGCTGCGCGCGTACCGCACGACGCTGCCGCGCTTCGGCTTCACCGAGCCGCTCGACACCGAGGCGATGCTCGCCGAGCGGCGCATTTCCGCGACGTTCAAGGACGTGCCGGGCGGTCAGTTGCTCGGCGCGACCTACGATTACACGCAACGTCTGCTCGATTTCGCGCTCCTGGCCGAAGGCGGCGAGGGTGACGCTGCAGCTTCGCAAGAGGCGTTTTCGCTGCGCACCACGCACGACGACGCGTGCAGCCAACCCGAGCCGATGCCCCGCGTCGTGGCCCTGCTCGACCAGGAAGGTCTGATCGAGCAGGAACGCCCCTCGAAAAACGCCGCGGAACCCGGCGACCTTTCACGCGAGCCGCTCGCCTTCCCAGCCCACCGCACGACGCGCCTGCAGAATCTCGCGCGCGGCGACGAAGGCTTCCTGCTCGCGATGGGCTACGCCACGCAGCGCGGCTACGCCCACGCGCACCCGTTCGCGGGCGAGATCCGCTACGGCCACGTCGCCGTCGAAATGGATCTGCCGGAGCTGGGCTTCGCGGTCGAGATCGGCGAGCTCGACGTCACCGAATGCCAGATGGTCAACCAGTTCAAGGGCAGCACGGAAGCCCCGCCCGCGTTCACGCAAGGCTACGGCCTCGTGTTCGGCCATTCCGAGCGCAAAGCGATGGCGATGGCGCTCGTCGACCGCGCGCTGCGCGCGCAGGAACTCGGCGAGACGGTCTCGTCGCCGACCCAGGACGTCGAATTCATGCTGTCGCATAGCGATAACGTCGAGGCGTCCGGTTTCGTCCAGCACTTGAAGCTGCCGCACTACGTCGACTTCCAGGCCGAGCTCGAGCTCGTGAGACGGTTGCGCGCACAACATGATGGCCGCGAGCGCGGCGATGACGAGGAACAAGCCGCATGA
- a CDS encoding alpha-D-ribose 1-methylphosphonate 5-phosphate C-P-lyase PhnJ has protein sequence MNAPDMQVLSNTDTDTDTDAGTGLAADASSAAEGYNFAYLDEQTKRMIRRALLKAVAVPGHQVPFASREMPLPFGWGTGGIQVTSAIIGRDDTLKVIDQGSDETTNAVNIRRFFARTAGVRTTRKTAEATIVQTRHRIPETPLTANQILVYQVPNPEPLFKLEPRIAECKKLHSLADYGLISVKLYEDIVRHGSIATTYDYPVIVNGRYLTSPSPIPKFDNPKMHMNPGLQLFGAGRERRIYAIPPYTSVRSLDFDDHPFEIQRWEHACALCGSRESFLDEMIVDDAGKRMFVCSDSDYCHDRRDALEAQEPQVAGERA, from the coding sequence ATGAACGCTCCCGATATGCAGGTCTTATCCAATACCGATACCGATACCGATACCGATGCCGGCACCGGTCTGGCCGCCGATGCAAGCAGCGCCGCCGAGGGCTACAACTTCGCCTATCTCGACGAGCAGACCAAGCGCATGATCCGGCGCGCGCTGCTCAAGGCCGTTGCGGTGCCGGGCCATCAGGTGCCGTTCGCGTCGCGCGAAATGCCGCTGCCGTTCGGCTGGGGCACGGGCGGCATTCAAGTGACGTCGGCGATCATCGGTCGCGACGATACGCTCAAAGTGATCGACCAGGGCTCCGACGAAACGACGAACGCCGTCAACATCCGCCGCTTCTTTGCACGCACGGCGGGCGTGAGAACGACGCGCAAGACCGCGGAAGCCACGATCGTCCAGACACGCCACCGCATTCCCGAAACGCCGCTGACCGCGAACCAGATCCTCGTCTACCAGGTGCCGAACCCCGAGCCGCTCTTCAAGCTCGAGCCGCGCATCGCCGAGTGCAAGAAGCTCCACTCGCTCGCCGACTACGGCCTCATCAGCGTGAAGCTCTACGAGGACATCGTGCGCCACGGAAGCATCGCGACGACCTATGACTACCCGGTGATCGTCAACGGCCGCTATCTGACCTCGCCGTCGCCGATCCCCAAGTTCGACAATCCGAAAATGCACATGAACCCCGGGCTGCAGTTGTTCGGCGCCGGCCGCGAGCGGCGCATCTACGCGATTCCGCCCTACACGTCCGTGCGCAGCCTCGACTTCGACGACCACCCTTTCGAGATCCAGCGCTGGGAGCATGCGTGCGCGCTGTGCGGCTCGCGCGAGAGCTTCCTCGACGAGATGATCGTCGACGATGCGGGCAAGCGCATGTTCGTCTGCTCCGACAGCGATTACTGCCACGACCGGCGCGATGCACTAGAAGCACAAGAACCACAAGTAGCAGGAGAACGCGCATGA
- the phnG gene encoding phosphonate C-P lyase system protein PhnG has translation MSATVAPSPHSRRRAWLAVLARAPRADLETALTHAFEGAELPAYEWLRAPEIGLAMVRGRIGGTGDPFNLGEATVTRATLRLKGISGSDGAAPVGVACQLGRDKRRAELAALADALLQVPERHAALNERLIEPLAARMAAQRETRRQDAASTRVEFFTMVRGD, from the coding sequence ATGAGCGCTACCGTCGCCCCATCCCCCCACTCCCGCCGGCGTGCGTGGCTCGCGGTGCTCGCCCGCGCGCCGCGCGCCGACCTGGAAACCGCGCTCACTCACGCGTTCGAGGGCGCCGAGCTCCCGGCGTACGAATGGCTGCGGGCGCCCGAGATCGGGCTCGCGATGGTGCGCGGCCGCATCGGCGGCACGGGCGACCCGTTCAATCTCGGCGAGGCCACGGTCACGCGCGCCACGCTGCGTCTCAAGGGCATCAGCGGCAGCGATGGCGCGGCGCCAGTCGGCGTGGCGTGCCAGCTCGGCCGAGACAAACGCCGCGCCGAGCTCGCGGCGCTCGCCGACGCGCTGCTGCAAGTGCCCGAACGTCATGCGGCGCTCAACGAACGTTTGATCGAGCCGCTCGCCGCCCGCATGGCGGCGCAGCGCGAAACACGCCGGCAGGATGCCGCGTCGACGCGCGTCGAATTCTTCACGATGGTCCGAGGCGACTGA